From Megalobrama amblycephala isolate DHTTF-2021 unplaced genomic scaffold, ASM1881202v1 scaffold253, whole genome shotgun sequence, one genomic window encodes:
- the LOC125261031 gene encoding gastrula zinc finger protein XlCGF49.1-like — protein MIIHTGEKPLCPQCGKRFNRKGRLKQHLIIHSGEKPFTCQQCGKSFNRKGSLEQHQKTHTIEKPFTCQQCGKSFNQKRSLKQHRKTHTGEKPFTCQQCGKGFTQKGHYEDHMRIHTGEKPFHCQKCGKRFNEKGSFEQHLKTHTREKPFTCQQCGKKFTQKGRFEDHMRSHTREKPFTCQQCGKSFKQISGLKQHLRIHTGKKTFTCLQCGKSFSYKKHLKLHSRIHTGMKPFTCQHCGEGFPQKGHYEDHMRTHTG, from the coding sequence ATGAttattcacactggagaaaagcctttatgccctcaatgtggaaagagattCAACCGAAAAGGAAGGCTTAAACAACACCTGATAATTCACagtggagagaagcctttcacttgccaacagtgtggaaagagtttcaaccGAAAAGGAAGCCTTGAACAACACCAGAAAACTCACACTATAGAGAAGCCTTTCacttgccaacagtgtggaaaaagtttcaaccAAAAAAGAAGCCTTAAACAACACCGGaaaactcacactggagagaaacctttcacctgccagcAGTGTGGAAAAGGATTCACTCAAAAAGGACACTATGAAGACCACATGAGAATccatactggagagaaaccttttcACTGTCAAAAGTGTGGGAAACGTTTCAACGAAAAAGGAAGCTTTGAACAACACCTGAAAACTCATACtagagagaagcctttcacttgccaacagtgtggaaaaaaaTTCACTCAAAAAGGACGCTTTGAAGACCACATGAGAAGCCACACtagagagaagcctttcacttgccaacagtgtggaaagagtttcaaacaAATAAGTGGCCTTAAACAACATCTTAGAATTCACACTGGAAAGAAGACTTTCACAtgccttcagtgtggaaagagcttcagTTATAAAAAACACCTTAAACTCCACTCAAGAATTCACACCGGAatgaagcctttcacctgccagcaCTGTGGAGAAGGATTCCCTCAAAAAGGACACTATGAAgaccacatgagaactcacactggatAG
- the LOC125261057 gene encoding zinc finger protein OZF-like codes for MAFIKVESEDMKIEEVFSLKQEETEEQTKMAFIKEESENIIIEETLRVKHEDTEEQPKMAFLKEKSEETFTVKHEETEEQTDLMALKEETEVLNENEEKDQYQNHHNFITGEKTFSCLQAENTSSQKRAQNEGKINHFICQQCGKSFNRKGNLEVHMRVHSGEKPFTCPKCGKRFSQKGHLKAHLRIHSGDQPYTCPQCGKGFSQIGRFEDHMRIHTGEKPYTCKQCGKSFNQKGNFKRHMRTHTREKPCTYPPRGKTVIQNRNLKVYKTTGEKPFVCQHCGKGFSRKGQLEVHTRTHTREKPYTCQQCGKEFTQKGQFEVHLRIHTGDKPLICQHCGKGFIRKGQFEVHLRIHTGEKPCTYPFTCQQCGKGFTKKGQFEVHMRIHTGEKPYTCKKCAKSFHRKGILNRHLKTHIGDIECRHCEKTFKCKESLNYHMRIHV; via the exons ATGGCATTTATTAAAGTGGAgagtgaagacatgaagattgaagaagTATTCAGTTTGAAACAagaagaaactgaggaacaaacaaagatggcgtttattaaagaggagagtgaaaaCATAATAATTGAAGaaacactcagagtaaaacatgaagatactgaggaacaaccAAAGATGGCATTTTTAAAAGAGAAGAGTGAAGAAACATTCACagtgaaacatgaagaaactgaggaacaaacag ACCTGATGGCACTGAAAGAGGAGACTGAAGTACTCAATGAAAACGAAGAAAAAGATCAATATCAGAATCATCATAATTTCATAACTGGAGAAAAAACTTTCAGTTGCCTACAGGCTGAAAACACTTCATCacaaaaaagagctcaaaatGAAGGAAAAATCAATCACTTcatctgccaacagtgtggaaagagtttcaatagaAAAGGAAACCTTGaagttcacatgagagttcacagtggagagaagcctttcacatgCCCTAAGTGTGGAAAGAGATTCAGTCAAAAAGGACACCTTAAAGCCCACCTGAGAATTCACTCTGGAGATCAACCTTACActtgccctcagtgtggaaagggtTTCAGTCAAATTGGACGCTTTGAAGACcatatgagaattcacactggagagaagccttacacttGCAAACAATGTGGGAAAAGTTTCAATCAAAAAGGAAACTTTAAGAGgcacatgagaactcacactaGAGAGAAGCCTTGTACATACCCTCCCCGTGGAAAAACTGTCATTCAAAACAGGAACCTTAAAGTTTATAAGAcaactggagagaagcctttcgtCTGCCAGCACTGTGGAAAAGGATTTAGTCGAAAAGGACAGTTAGAAGTCCACACAAGAACTCACACtagagagaagccttacacctgccaacaatgtggaaaagAATTCACTCAAAAAGGACAGTTTGAAGTCCAcctgagaattcacactggagataAACCTTTAATCTGCCAACACTGTGGAAAAGGATTTATTCGAAAAGGACAGTTTGAAGTCCacttgagaattcacactggagagaagccttgtACATACCCTTTCACCTGCCAGCAGTGTGGAAAAGGATTCACTAAAAAAGGACAGTttgaagtccacatgagaattcacactggagagaaaccttacacctgcaaaaaatgtgcaaaaagtTTCCACCGTAAAGGAATCCTTAACCGACATCTGAAAACTCACATTGGAGACATTGAGTGTCGTCACTGTGAAAAGACTTTCAAATGTAAAGAATCCCTTAATTACCACATGAGGATTCATGTATGA